In a genomic window of Phaeodactylum tricornutum CCAP 1055/1 chromosome 6, whole genome shotgun sequence:
- a CDS encoding methylmalonyl-coa mutase (Probable methylmalonyl-CoA mutase catalyses (R)-methylmalonyl-CoA= succinyl-CoA requires cobamide coenzyme. Involved in valine, leucine and isoleucine degradation and Propanoate metabolism), whose amino-acid sequence MRSERLTPEGIAIQPVYWDLRGDQPEMPGIFPYTRGPYATMYTAKPWTVRQYAGFSTAEESNAFYKANLAAGQQGLSVAFDLPTHRGYDSDHDRVVGDVGMAGVPISTLKDMNILFDEIDLTKVSVSMTMNGAVLPVLAFYIQTAIEQNPGKDPKEVLKQLRGTIQNDVLKEFMVRNTYIYPPEPSINRVIADIMGFTSMHMPKFNSISISGYHMQEAGADAILEMAFTIADGIEYIRTAVNNADLKVDEVAPRLSFFWAVGLNYYTEIAKMRAARRLWATLVKEKFQPENEKSLLLRTHSQTSGYSLTEAQPMNNIIRTTIEAIAAVQGGTQSLHTNSYDEAVGLPTQQTARVARNTQLILQEETGICDVADPWAGSYMMESLTDELYDKALALVQEVEEFGGMTRYISSGSAKLRIEESATRKQARIDSKQEVIVGVNKYRLSEEMEKAEAIDVLRIENTKVREKQVARILEVKASRDKGVAEAALKRIEFSARMSGSTSRGDNPDNLLQLCVEAAAARCTLGEMSDAMERAWGRHVPTSSVVQGAYSASFTTQTKSGDFDTSVAEYESILKRVEQFEKKEGRRPRILVAKMGQDGHDRGAKVIASGFSDLGFDVDIGPLFQTPEEVAVQALDSDVHVIGISSQAAGHRTLLPALKKELEQKGGENIVVVAGGVIPPNDYEFLLTETKSCSAVFGPGTRIPDAAIKTLDLIEKNLFE is encoded by the exons ATGAGATCCGAACGCCTGACTCCGGAAGGCATCGCGATTCAACCGGTCTATTGGGATTTGCGCGGAGACCAACCCGAAATGCCTGGGATTTTCCCTTATACGCGTGGTCCCTACGCCACTATGTACACGGCCAAGCCTTGGACAGTCCGCCAGTATGCCGGTTTCTCGACTGCCGAGGAGTCCAACGCGTTCTACAAGGCTAACTTGGCGGCTGGGCAGCAAGGCTTATCGGTTGCCTTTGACCTTCCGACTCATCGCGGATATGACAGTGACCACGATCGTGTGGTGGGTGACGTTGGCATGGCTGGTGTGCCAATCAGTACACTAAAAGATATGAACATTCTGTTTGACGAGATTGATCTCACCAAGGTCTCGGTGAGTATGACAATGAACGGTGCTGTACTACCGGTCTTGGCCTTCTACATCCAGACAGCTATCGAGCAGAACCCCGGAAAAGATCCCAAAGAAGTTTTGAAGCAACTTCGCGGTACCATTCAGAACGATGTTCTCAAAGAATTCATGGTGCGCAACACCTATATATATCCCCCTGAACCTAGCATCAATCGTGTCATCGCCGATATCATGGGTTTCACATCAATGCACATGCCGAAGTTCAACTCTATTTCGATTTCGGGGTATCATATGCAGGAGGCTGGCGCTGACGCTATTTTAGAAATGGCTTTTACGATTGCTGATGGTATTGAGTACATTCGCACCGCTGTCAATAATGCTGATCTCAAAGTAGACGAGGTCGCTCCTCGTCTTTCCTTTTTTTGGGCCGTTGGACTTAACTACTACACCGAG ATTGCCAAAATGCGAGCAGCGCGGCGTCTATGGGCAACGCTTGTCAAAGAGAAATTCCAGCcagaaaacgaaaagtcCCTACTGCTAcggactcacagtcaaacgtCGGGATATTCACTGACTGAAGCACAACCCATGAACAACATCATCCGCACAACGATTGAGGCTATTGCTGCAGTTCAAGGAGGTACCCAGTCATTGCACACAAATTCCTACGACGAAGCCGTTGGCCTACCAACTCAACAGACTGCCCGTGTTGCTCGAAACACACAGCTAATCCTtcaagaagaaaccggaATATGCGATGTTGCCGACCCGTGGGCGGGAAGTTACATGATGGAAAGCTTGACTGACGAGCTGTACGACAAGGCGCTAGCATTAGTTCAGGAGGTGGAGGAATTTGGTGGCATGACTAGGTACATTAGTAGTGGAAGTGCCAAACTGCGAATCGAAGAAAGTGCCACGCGCAAGCAGGCCCGCATTGATTCAAAACAAGAGGTCATTGTTGGCGTGAACAAGTATCGGTTAAGTGAAGAAATGGAGAAAGCTGAAGCAATCGATGTTCTGCGAATTGAAAACACAAAAGTCCGTGAAAAACAAGTCGCCCGTATTCTCGAAGTTAAAGCTTCACGGGACAAAGGAGTCGCCGAGGCAGCACTTAAACGCATCGAATTCAGTGCTCGCATGAGTGGAAGTACAAGTCGTGGCGATAATCCAGATAATCTGTTGCAGCTCTGTGTCGAGGCCGCCGCTGCTCGATGCACACTTGGCGAAATGTCGGACGCCATGGAAAGAGCTTGGGGACGCCATGTCCCGACGTCCTCTGTAGTACAGGGTGCATACAGTGCATCATTCACAACCCAAACCAAAAGCGGTGATTTCGATACAAGTGTAGCAGAATACGAGTCTATTTTGAAGCGCGTCGAGCAATTTGAAAAGAAGGAGGGCCGCCGTCCTCGCATCTTAGTTGCCAAAATGGGCCAAGATGGACATGATCGAGGCGCGAAAGTGATCGCCAGCGGTTTCTCAGACCTGGGGTTTGACGTTGACATTGGGCCGTTGTTTCAGACGCCGGAGGAAGTGGCTGTTCAAGCTCTCGACTCTGATGTCCACGTGATCGGGATATCATCACAGGCCGCTGGTCATCGAACCTTGTTGCCAGCCCTGAAAAAAgaattggaacaaaaagGTGGTGAAAATAtagttgttgttgctggaggtGTAATTCCGCCCAACGATTATGAGTTCCTTTTGACTGAAACCAAAAGCTGTAGCGCTGTATTTGGCCCTGGAACTCGAATTCCGGACGCAGCCATCAAGACTCTTGATCTGATTGAGAAGAATCTTTTTGAGTAG